In Solanum lycopersicum chromosome 5, SLM_r2.1, the following are encoded in one genomic region:
- the LOC138348858 gene encoding uncharacterized protein: protein MIGESIHQSSSTVSTETVAKIRPIHDPCSVYYLHPTEGPSNSLTKYLLKGDSFDVWEQAICHALEGRSKIGFLYENEFPKPTNDLELDAWKANKSIICSWIFNTADETIQPSLVAHKIAHELWTNIKARYGGTNAPKSWQLKSDLQTLRQKAKMRLRFEEEKTQAFLLGLDDAQFGATRSQILGTRPLPVLNEAYYLVSQEERHKSIVHNRDDQTDGLAFAAENQPTQTPKYKCTHCGKTGHSAERCFLLIGFPSGGRRGRGGGRGGRSGRGSPSGREQTAGRGGGLAAHADSSTTPAATIGSNQGNQSTTIPGLSAEQMTRLLHMLDTPTQSANHTGTVHALSPNCLIDSGASHHMMGNFLSLYDITSVPECSIGLPDGTRVVANSCGSVQISNNLTLHNDCVLTTEIGRGTARKGVYVFQSQAFMSASRANQVELLHKGLGYPYGTKGWRVYDLETHRFFHTRDISFDETTFPFASTHTNQQPKTSKPPVHQEDFPNNIAVPTPSTNSNTSFNFLPHSSTPQQSAPTPVVLPIDSSTSQQPTPTMPPIDSSPPIDLRDISPNPPPARASSRVRHPPSYLSEYVCQSATNVPSVTCPTTSPRSGTRFPITNYVNYDKLHDRYRGFLAALSTTDIPRSFRDAIKFANWREAMQIEIRALENNQTGVLTYLPAGRRALGCQWVYKTKYHADGSKERDKARLVVLGNHQEFGTDYTGTFAPVARMGTVQILLSIAVAKNWEIHKLDVNNAFLHGDITEEVYMRLPPGYSTAHPGKEAGLTGCKPASTPLPPGHGLAMSTSALIRDPSKYRRLVGRLIYLTITRPDMAYSIHLLSQFMHEPRVDHLNAAMRVLRYLKGHPGQGILLRADSNL from the exons ATGATAGGCGAGTCCATTCATCAATCCAGCAGCACTGTTTCCACCGAAACTGTTGCGAAGATTCGACCAATTCATGATCCGTGTTCCGTCTACTACTTGCACCCAACGGAAGGACCAAGCAACTCTTTAACTAAATACCTGCTAAAGGGAGATAGTTTCGATGTTTGGGAACAAGCGATTTGTCATGCACTCGAAGGCAGAAGCAAGATCGGTTTTCTATATGAAAACGAGTTTCCAAAACCAACGAATGATTTAGAACTTGATGCTTGGAAAGCAAATAAATCCATTATATGTTCATGGATATTTAATACTGCTGATGAAACAATCCAGCCTAGTCTCGTCGCCCACAAAATTGCCCACGAACTATGGACTAATATAAAAGCAAGATACGGAGGCACGAATGCTCCAAAATCTTGGCAGCTGAAGTCAGACCTACAAACGTTGCGGCAAAAAG CCAAAATGCGTCTTCGCTTTGAGGAGGAGAAGACGCAGGCTTTTCTTCTAGGGCTGGACGATGCACAATTTGGTGCCACTCGCTCTCAAATTCTCGGCACCCGACCACTCCCTGTCCTTAATGAAGCATATTATCTTGTCTCTCAAGAGGAGAGACATAAATCGATTGTGCACAACCGAGATGACCAAACTGATGGACTGGCATTCGCGGCTGAAAATCAACCCACACAAACCCCAAAATACAAATGTACTCATTGCGGAAAAACTGGTCACTCTGCAGAACGGTGCTTTCTTTTGATAGGATTTCCCAGCGGAGGAAGAAGGGGTCGTGGGGGAGGACGCGGAGGTAGAAGTGGTCGTGGTTCTCCTTCTGGCAGAGAACAAACTGCAGGCCGAGGTGGGGGCTTGGCTGCACACGCTGACAGTTCCACTACACCAGCAGCGACAATCGGCAGCAACCAAGGCAACCAAAGCACGACTATTCCTGGATTATCGGCTGAACAGATGACTCGATTATTGCATATGCTAGACACTCCTACACAATCTGCAAACCACACGGGTACGGTACACGCTTTGTCACCTAATTGTTTAATTGATAGTGGTGCTTCACATCACATGATGGGTAATTTTTTATCACTTTATGATATTACATCTGTCCCTGAGTGTTCTATTGGTCTGCCGGATGGCACTCGAGTTGTGGCAAATTCTTGTGGGAGTGTACAGATTTCTAATAACTTAACTTTGCACAAT GACTGTGTTTTGACAACGGAGATTGGTCGGGGTACAGCTCGTAAGGGGGTATACGTGTTCCAGTCTCAAGCCTTCATGTCAGCTTCTAGAGCTAACCAAGTCGAGTTACTACACAAGGGACTGG GTTATCCTTACGGGACAAAGGGTTGGCGGGTATACGATTTGGAAACTCATCGTTTCTTTCATACACGTGACATCTCGTTTGATGAAACGACCTTTCCTTTCGCTTCCACACATACCAACCAGCAGCCCAAGACGTCCAAACCACCGGTCCACCAAGAAGATTTTCCGAACAACATTGCTGTCCCTACCCCGTCAACCAATTCCAACACTTCATTTAATTTCCTGCCACACAGCAGCACGCCCCAACAGTCAGCACCCACACCCGTTGTGCTTCCTATCGATAGCAGCACGTCTCAACAGCCAACACCCACAATGCCTCCCATCGACAGCAGCCCTCCCATCGACCTACGCGATATTTCGCCAAATCCACCACCTGCCCGTGCTTCAAGTCGTGTCCGTCATCCACCGAGCTATCTTTCTGAATATGTGTGTCAATCTGCTACCAACGTACCCTCCGTTACATGTCCCACGACGAGTCCTCGTTCAGGTACACGGTTCCCTATCACTAACTACGTTAATTATGACAAATTACATGACAGATATCGTGGTTTCTTGGCTGCCCTTTCTACTACAGACATCCCCAGATCATTTCGAGATGCTATTAAATTTGCTAATTGGAGGGAGGCTATGCAAATAGAAATCCGAGCCTTGGAAAATAATCAGACTGGGGTGTTGACTTATCTTCCAGCCGGTAGACGCGCTCTGGGTTGTCAATGGGTGTACAAGACAAAATATCATGCCGATGGATCTAAAGAAAGGGACAAAGCACGGCTGGTTGTTCTGGGTAATCATCAAGAATTTGGCACAGATTACACGGGTACTTTTGCTCCAGTTGCCCGAATGGGAACTGTACAAATACTTTTGTCAATTGCCGTTGCCAAGAATTGGGAAATTCACAAACTGGATGTAAATAACGCCTTCCTACACGGAGATATCACCGAGGAGGTCTACATGCGACTTCCACCCGGCTACTCTACCGCACACCCAGGCAAA GAAGCTGGCCTCACTGGCTGCAAACCGGCATCGACCCCTTTGCCTCCTGGTCATGGCTTGGCTATGTCGACCAGCGCGCTGATTCGAGATCCAAGTAAATATCGTCGTCTAGTTGGTCGTCTCATCTATCTGACTATTACGCGCCCGGACATGGCTTATTCAATTCATCTCCTGTCCCAATTTATGCATGAGCCCAGAGTTGACCATCTCAACGCTGCTATGCGTGTGTTGCGTTACCTCAAAGGTCATCCTGGTCAGGGCATCCTTCTCCGCGCAGATAGTAATTTATAG